A window of Bacteroidia bacterium genomic DNA:
TTAATTTCATAAATTATTCCCAATATGGGCGATTGGTCTTCTACCAAAGCCACACTGATGGCGAAACAAGGTAAACCATGAATAAAATTGGTGGTGCCATCCAAGGGGTCAATAATCCAGTTGTATCGCTCACCTTGACGGCTACTAGTGTTTTCCTCGGCAATAAATCCGGCCTCAGGGAAAATTTTTTCGAGCCCAGCAACCAATTTTTGCTCGGAAGTTTTATCCACATAACTAACATAATCATGCAAGCCCTTGGTTTCAGTTTGGCTGCGGTCAAACACCTTGGATTCTTGCCGGATATAAGCACCGACTTCAATCACTAAGGCTTTGGTTTGGAGTAAAATTTCTTCGCAATTTTCCATGCTAATCCTTGATATTAAAAACGCCGTTCCATTCAGCTTTGTTCTTACATTGATCCCATACTTCCAGCTTAACCCGGTAGCTACCCGGACTTAGCTTTGCACCCTTGATATTTTTTACTTTTCCGAACAAACGAGCTGTTTTGGCATCGTATTCAACCAAAACCCATTGTCCGTTTACCTCCAAACGGTAGTTGGCAATACCACTGAAGTTATCTCCAATCTTGAACATAAATTCGCTTTCCTGATACATTCCGCCCTTGGAATAAATGGTAACCGGCGTAATTCGTGGTTTAATGGTATCCAACATCACACAAAAACTACCAAAATGCTTTACTTTTTGGGTTATTTCATTGCCTCGCAAGGTTCCGCCTTCATAGGACCAGGAACCGGAACCGCTTCGGTATGCCATGACTACTTTTTCGCGAAGTGGTCCGGAAATATCACCGGCTATCCGAATAGCTACACTCACCGGCTGATACACCGGAATGTAAGGGTTGGCTAAAACATATTCCGGACTAAGCGCACCCGCCGGTTTGGGAAGTTTAGATACCGTAAAATCCAGGGTATCCAACAAGGAATTTTCAGGAAATAGAATATGCAGGTCATTGTCTTTATAAAAACCGGGCACTGCACAAGGAATAGGTTTTCCTCCAATTAAACGATCGGTTGGTTCCAAACCATTAAACTGTAACTTAAACTTTACTTCCCTAAAATTCCCTTCAATATCTCCAACAATTAGGGAGACATGGTGTATTTTCCCATCGTTTTTCCATAACCAACCCGGACCTTTCTCAATGCCTGAGAAATTTACACAACCCTGAGCAAAGAGTTTTTGTATAGTCCCTTTACCATGCATTTTTCCTTCAAAGTCAATTAATCCGTTAATCTGCCTGGTTTCGCTAAAGGCAAACTTATCCAGCTTTTGCTTAAATACCAGCTGACTATCAATAAACAAGGCAAGGGAATACACCCCATTGGCATTTGACGACCCACTGGCGCGGTCGGTTGCCGAAACTCCTATTCCAACTTTTCCGGTTACTTGTATTACCGGTCCAATGGTTAATCCGGTTTTGGTACTTACCGGAAAACTTTTATTACCCAACAAGCCATTTACCTTTCCGCCGGGTTGGAGCGGGAATATGGTTATGGAAGAAACATCCGGCGCCACCTGATCCTTGATTCGGAAACCTTCTTCCTGGGGATTAATGATTTCTTCGGTAGCAGCATCCCTAATTTCAAAGTGGAGGTGGGGTCCGGCACTGCTACCGGTATTTCCGGAAAATGCAACCAAATCACCCTTTTTAACTTGCAAACTATCGGCGGCAGGAAAATATTCAATCTCAAACCGCTCTGCATCACATTGCTTTTTAAACACATAATCGGCAATAGCACCGTTAAACTCTTTTAAATGGGCATAAACACTTACTTTGCCATTGGGATGGGTAATGTATAATGCTTTTCCATATCCGGCCGGACCTACTCGTACCCTACTCACATAACCATCCTGAACAGCATAAATAGGTAGACCTTCCTGAGAGTTGGTGCGTATATCCAATCCGGCATGGTAATGATTGTTTCGAACCTCGCCGAAATTTCCCGACAACAAAATGGGGATATCCACCGGCAACCGAAAACCGGATTGAGTCCAACCAAAGAATGGAAATCCGGATAACACCAGGCAAACCATCCACCACCAAAAACCGTACTTCCCTTTATTCATAACGTATTTATTTCTCTCTATAAACCACATCCAACAAGGTTTGTCCAACAGCCTTGAGGGAGTTTTTATCCAAATTTTCAGGAGTATCGTTCAAAGTATGCCAATATTTATAGAAATTGGAAGGGGTGCTTCGGTCGTGTTCAATAATATCAATGGTAGGAATTCCAGCCAATTGATTGATATAATAATGGTCATCCACAATGGGTTGGGTAAGCTCATTGGAGAAACGGTTGTAATAACCAAGACGTGCAGCGGTATTCCACACCTTCGTCACAATAGATGCTGCATTTTGTACCGAACCTCCTTCTTGAGTGTAAACCGCATTAGGCCCTCCAACCATATCCAATAAAATACCATACCTCGGTCTATATCCCGGAACGTGGGGGTTTTTTGACCAATACTGAGAACCTAAACAATAGCTATCAGGCATTTGTTCCTGCCCCATTCCATCGGGTTGACCATAATCTTCGGCATCGAAAAAAACAAGATCTACCCCAATTCGAGGCGGATTTTCCTTAAAAAGCCTGGCTAGTTCCATCAACACTGCCACTCCACTACCACCATCATTAGCCCCGTCAATAGGCTTGTTTTTGGTAGTTGGATCCTGATCCGAAAAAGGGCGGGTATCCCAGTGAGCGCATAGCATAACCCTTTCCGTATTGGCAGAATTAAAGCTGGCAATGATGTTTCGGGCCTTTAATTGCTTTTTGTCAAACGATAAAACGGTAGCCTTTTGCTGAATAACCGTATCGGCCAGTTTTTTTAGCTCGGCAACCATCCAATCGCCACATTTCTGATGTCCACTACTGTTAGGAACTCTGGGACCAAAACTGACTTGTTTCTTAACCAGGTCAAAGGCTTTATTTTCATCAAATGTTGGGATGGAGATAGACTCCAATTCTTCCTTAGGCTCCGGATTGGGCTGATCGGGTTGTTTGGGTTCATTCCCACAAGCCGAAACTAACAAGACAATTCCCAGCGTAAGGACTTTCAGTTCTTTCATGGAACAAAAATAAGGGATGATTTCTGCTTTTTCCAAGCATTTTCAGTCAGTTATCCAAATCCATTTGTTGAGTGTTTTACTTCCTGTGTAAGTTAATACTGTTAAAACCCTGAGAGGAAGCAAACAGACTTAAGCAAAAGATCTAGACAGAGCCAAAACTTTGATTCGCAGTCAATTTTCTAGGTTGCACCCGGGCAACGATAGAGCCAGGTAGCCCACAGGACACCTACGGCGTTAGCCTAGGTGGACGAGGACTACAGGCGATAGCGTGACCCGAACGCCATGCACAATTATTGGGAGCTACAATAAACCATCGGAGGCGGAAGGGGGCCCGCCTAATTTTTCAAAACAATAGTATCCTTAACCTCAACCTTATTAAGGAAAAAACCCACAAGATCAGCATAGTCAATTTTACTATCATTTTTTTTTTCATCTTTGGAAACCAAACTATTTGAAAAATGAAAAACCTGGCTTTTGTTCTTTTCTCCTTACTTAGCATTGCACTTTTTTCGTGTAACCGTTGTTACGACTGCCAACGCAAATGCGGAACCTGCACCAATGGATTTGTTATTGTTGCCGGATGCGATGGAGATTCCATTTTAGATGGAGCTTCCGTAGATGCCTGGAAAGCCTATTTTGAGTCCCAGGGATATACTTGTACTTATAACAATCCGCCATCAGAAGAAGTTTGTGGAAGTGAAGACAAAAGCACCTACACCGATAAAGGATATACCTGCACTTCCAAATAGGATACGTTGAGGCAAGTTGGGCTATTGTTTTTTGCGTTATCATTAAGCCTGTCAGCCTGCAAAAAACAACCATTTACAGCAATTACCACGGTAGAAACTTTTCTGGAGGATGGACTGGATTGTCATTGGTCGCCCAACCCAAATGGCAAAATTGTTTATTCCACCAAGGGAAGTGATTCGTATTACGATGTACATATCTCCCTTCCGGATGGATCCGATAAGTTTTGCATCAGTTGCGACAAGGCCGAACTTCCTAACCGTCATATTTCCAACCCGGCCTGGCATCCTTCGGGCAAATGGGTGGTAATGGTGGTTGAAAAGGCTACCCATCCGGGTTCCTCTACTGATGCCTTACCCGGTTTTGGAGCGTATTGCGATATTTGGATTGCCAACACCCAGGGTACCCGGTTTTTTAAAATAGTGGACATACCCAACGACTACGATCACGGAGTTATAGCACCCAGGTTTTCACCCGATGGAACCAAACTATGCTGGACTCACCGGGTGAAACAACCCAACCTGCTGGTGCCCAAGCAAAATGCAGGTTATTGGGTTATTAATGTAGCCGATTTCAGTTTTGGAACAGATAGCATCCCGGTCGTTCAAAACATTCATAGTATCAAACCCGGCGAAGATGCCTTTTACGAAGCCTATGGCTTTTCTCCGGATGGAAATCGGATTATTTTTTGCAGTTGCATGAACCAATTTTCCTTTCTGGATGAGCATATCTATACCATGAATTTGGATGGAAGCGATGTAAAAAAACTAACCGAAAAGGATTACAATGAACATGGTTTTTACACCCCTGACGGACAACGCATTGTTTATATGAGCAGCACCGAAAGTTCGGCCAAAGGAACAGATTGGTGGATAATGAATACCGATGGAAGCAACAAAAAACGATTGACTTATTTCAATGAATCGAATAGTAATCAGTATACCGGAGGCGCCGTTTGGGCCGGATTAGGCTCATTTGACAGTACCGGAACCCGTTTCGTTGGCGGTGTTCAAAAAAGCTTAACCACCCAGGAGGGCCGGATAGTGTTGGTTGATTTGAATGGGGAATAGTTTTTTTATTAGGCGGGCCCATTCGCATAAAAAGTTATTCTTTGAACAAACATTAGCAAGGCTCATGGCCGGGCTATACGTTCCAAGTCCTCGCCGCCCTGGCTAGCGCTGCGGGCGTCTGTGGGCTTTCCACTTCTATCCCTGCCCGAACGGAACCTCTACCTTTGGTAAATTATCCTTGGCATTTATTTTAAAAAGGCACTTCCGAATCGGCAATATCATCCATTCTCGAACCACGGGTAATGGTTTGTGCCGGCGATGGTAAATCAAAATCCCTGGATGGTGCCAATGCTCCACCAAAACTTCCACCTTCGCTATACTCGTCGTTTAAGCTATCCAAATCAGCAAATTTTCCCAACCGGTCTATAAACTTCAAATTAATCTCGGTTGTCTTTCCATGACGGTTTTTGGCAACAATAATTTGAGCCACACCTGCCATGGAACGTTGGTCTGCATCTTCCGTTAATCCATAGTACTCCGGACGGTAAATAAACATAACCATGTCGGCATCCTGCTCAATCGCACCCGATTCACGTAAGTCACTTAACATTGGTTTTTTATCCCCGCCACGCTGCTCCACCGAACGGCTTAACTGACTTAAGGCAATAACCGGGATGCTTAGCTCCTTAGCCAAAGACTTTAACGATCTGGATATGGTAGAAATTTCCTGTTCACGGGTACCTTTTCCTTCTGCTCCACCGGCAGTCATCAATTGCAAATAGTCGATAATAACGCATTGAATATTATGTTGTTGTGCCAACCTTCTGCATTTTGCTCTCAACTCAAACACCGACAATTGGGCCGTATCATCAATAAACAAAGGAGCATCAGCCAACCGGGCAATTCGATTGTGCAAAATCTCCCATTCAAATGGCTCTAAATTTCCCTTTTTCAACTTCTCGTTCGACAAGCCGGTTTCGCTAGAAATTAACCTGGCAACCAACTGTATACTCGACATCTCCAGGGAGAATATTGCAACCGGACGACGAAATTCAACTGCCATGTTTCGAGCCATACTCAAAACAAAAGCCGTTTTACCCATACCCGGACGAGCAGCTAAAATCAATAAATCCGATTTCTGCCAACCATTCGTTAACCGATCCATCTCCGTAAATCCGGATGGAACACCGGTTAAACCTCCGTCGGCTTGTGAAGCAGCCACCTCAATTTGTTTAACCGCCAAATGAACCAAGGTCGACATACGATCGTAGCTCTTGATAATATTTCCATCAGCAATTTTGAAGAAATTGGTTTCAGCTTTATCCAGCAAATCAAATACGTCGGTAGTATCATCATAAGCATCCTGAATAGTCTCCGTACTAATACGAATCAACTCCCGGGCAATGTGCTTCTGTAAAATAATTTTGGCATGGTACTCCGTATTTGCCGACGATGATACCCGATTGGATAACTGCGAAATATAATACGGTCCACCCACAAAATCCAAGGCCGCATTAGACCTCAACTTTTGCGTTACAGTTAAAATATCCACCGGTTGGCTCTCCGAAAAAAGCTGCTGTATGGCTTCGTAAATCTTTTTGTGTGCTTCCTTATAAAAACATTCCGGTTTTAATAAATCAATAACTGAAGTTAAGGCATCCTTCTCCAACATCAATGCACCCAAAACAGCCTCTTCCAACTCCACCGCCTGAGGAGGCAATTTGCCATTCTCTAAACCCGCAAATGCCAGGTCT
This region includes:
- a CDS encoding M28 family peptidase translates to MKELKVLTLGIVLLVSACGNEPKQPDQPNPEPKEELESISIPTFDENKAFDLVKKQVSFGPRVPNSSGHQKCGDWMVAELKKLADTVIQQKATVLSFDKKQLKARNIIASFNSANTERVMLCAHWDTRPFSDQDPTTKNKPIDGANDGGSGVAVLMELARLFKENPPRIGVDLVFFDAEDYGQPDGMGQEQMPDSYCLGSQYWSKNPHVPGYRPRYGILLDMVGGPNAVYTQEGGSVQNAASIVTKVWNTAARLGYYNRFSNELTQPIVDDHYYINQLAGIPTIDIIEHDRSTPSNFYKYWHTLNDTPENLDKNSLKAVGQTLLDVVYREK
- a CDS encoding M23 family metallopeptidase, producing MNKGKYGFWWWMVCLVLSGFPFFGWTQSGFRLPVDIPILLSGNFGEVRNNHYHAGLDIRTNSQEGLPIYAVQDGYVSRVRVGPAGYGKALYITHPNGKVSVYAHLKEFNGAIADYVFKKQCDAERFEIEYFPAADSLQVKKGDLVAFSGNTGSSAGPHLHFEIRDAATEEIINPQEEGFRIKDQVAPDVSSITIFPLQPGGKVNGLLGNKSFPVSTKTGLTIGPVIQVTGKVGIGVSATDRASGSSNANGVYSLALFIDSQLVFKQKLDKFAFSETRQINGLIDFEGKMHGKGTIQKLFAQGCVNFSGIEKGPGWLWKNDGKIHHVSLIVGDIEGNFREVKFKLQFNGLEPTDRLIGGKPIPCAVPGFYKDNDLHILFPENSLLDTLDFTVSKLPKPAGALSPEYVLANPYIPVYQPVSVAIRIAGDISGPLREKVVMAYRSGSGSWSYEGGTLRGNEITQKVKHFGSFCVMLDTIKPRITPVTIYSKGGMYQESEFMFKIGDNFSGIANYRLEVNGQWVLVEYDAKTARLFGKVKNIKGAKLSPGSYRVKLEVWDQCKNKAEWNGVFNIKD
- the dnaB gene encoding replicative DNA helicase, with protein sequence MEGTGERVNRDFRRKTKADLAFAGLENGKLPPQAVELEEAVLGALMLEKDALTSVIDLLKPECFYKEAHKKIYEAIQQLFSESQPVDILTVTQKLRSNAALDFVGGPYYISQLSNRVSSSANTEYHAKIILQKHIARELIRISTETIQDAYDDTTDVFDLLDKAETNFFKIADGNIIKSYDRMSTLVHLAVKQIEVAASQADGGLTGVPSGFTEMDRLTNGWQKSDLLILAARPGMGKTAFVLSMARNMAVEFRRPVAIFSLEMSSIQLVARLISSETGLSNEKLKKGNLEPFEWEILHNRIARLADAPLFIDDTAQLSVFELRAKCRRLAQQHNIQCVIIDYLQLMTAGGAEGKGTREQEISTISRSLKSLAKELSIPVIALSQLSRSVEQRGGDKKPMLSDLRESGAIEQDADMVMFIYRPEYYGLTEDADQRSMAGVAQIIVAKNRHGKTTEINLKFIDRLGKFADLDSLNDEYSEGGSFGGALAPSRDFDLPSPAQTITRGSRMDDIADSEVPF